In Anaerolineales bacterium, the DNA window GCCAGACTGTGGTCGTACTCGAAACCTTCATCCGGCTCCGGATTATGGCCAAGCACCGCATCGATCTCATACGGTAAGGTTCCGCATTGATTGCGTCCTCCTTTCAGGCTGCAGCTTCTGCCCCCGAAAAGCTGGTAAATCGGGTCCCAACCCACAACAGTGGTCATCAAGGGATAAACAGCCAAGAGAATGGCCGCAGCCGATATCACATCGTGCCCTGTCAACACGATCTTAAGAATGCCGAACGTCATCACGGCGCCACCGCCGACGAACCTGATCATACGATCGACCAGTCCGATGTTTTCCACTGGAGCAACTCTTCCTCTGATCCTGCTCATGGTACTCACCTCCATTAACATGACTCCAATCGCG includes these proteins:
- a CDS encoding DUF2892 domain-containing protein, translating into MSRIRGRVAPVENIGLVDRMIRFVGGGAVMTFGILKIVLTGHDVISAAAILLAVYPLMTTVVGWDPIYQLFGGRSCSLKGGRNQCGTLPYEIDAVLGHNPEPDEGFEYDHSLAGSHHTYSTAEREAAVNAEAWRQAA